One genomic segment of Mycolicibacterium gilvum includes these proteins:
- a CDS encoding PEP-utilizing enzyme, with product MPDDSDSAGLTDPIRGRSEPERMWTLTNVGEATPDILSPLCWSLWGGGVELASRAGIYDFGVLPRSELAVPDDPNQWATACFYGRQAMNVDRARELAGLLPGTTGDDFERDLLGSVRADAAPTKSDPTRIPFVLVKAPLAATRQRWAPQRAHDDQMQWWRAQVLPGTPVDASALLTDSIARFTAVMRVHVRTRMILNMLRSQVESISVRLGRSDLVPTLLAGYGGVIETRLADDVWSLGQGQLSVADFLERHGFHGPNEGNVIGHSWRQDPEAVVRIAAVHAGRPETERPRVRAQRAVVARERAEAELLAGLPAWRRPLLRRLMHFTGFQVRSVELTKAGFLTAVDGTRAAAGALGRDLVAAGKLDSPDDTFYLTTEELLGPLPRNARELVAYRRERREAYRAFEVPVTFIGMPEPVGPTGSDNVGDRSDATVRGTPAGPGVVEGTVRVVLDADSDDVLEDGEVLVCKFVDPGWTALVSLAGALVTDIGSPASHGAIVARELGITCVVGTGNGTKVLRTGDVVRVDGSTGEIAVLAASAG from the coding sequence ATGCCCGACGACAGTGATTCCGCAGGCCTGACAGACCCGATTCGGGGCCGCAGCGAGCCGGAACGGATGTGGACGCTGACCAACGTCGGCGAGGCCACTCCAGACATCCTGTCGCCCCTGTGCTGGTCACTGTGGGGAGGCGGTGTCGAACTCGCTTCTCGCGCAGGCATCTACGACTTCGGTGTGCTGCCCCGGTCCGAGCTGGCTGTCCCCGACGACCCGAACCAGTGGGCAACGGCGTGCTTCTACGGCAGGCAGGCGATGAATGTCGATCGCGCCCGTGAGCTGGCCGGGCTGCTTCCCGGAACCACCGGTGACGACTTCGAACGAGACCTGCTGGGTTCGGTGCGTGCCGACGCCGCCCCCACCAAAAGTGATCCCACCCGCATCCCATTCGTACTGGTGAAAGCGCCACTGGCCGCAACACGGCAACGGTGGGCGCCTCAGCGTGCACATGACGACCAGATGCAGTGGTGGCGAGCCCAGGTATTGCCGGGCACTCCGGTTGATGCCAGCGCGCTGTTGACCGATTCCATCGCCCGCTTCACTGCGGTCATGCGGGTACATGTCCGCACTCGGATGATTCTGAATATGCTGCGCTCCCAGGTGGAGTCGATCAGCGTCCGGCTCGGCCGCTCGGATCTGGTTCCTACGTTGCTTGCCGGGTACGGCGGGGTCATCGAGACCCGGCTCGCCGACGATGTGTGGTCATTGGGGCAGGGACAGCTATCGGTCGCGGACTTTCTCGAGCGGCATGGCTTCCACGGTCCCAATGAAGGCAACGTGATAGGGCATTCGTGGCGGCAGGATCCCGAGGCGGTGGTCCGGATCGCCGCGGTTCATGCGGGCCGACCCGAAACCGAACGACCTCGGGTGCGGGCGCAGCGTGCTGTGGTCGCCCGAGAGCGGGCGGAGGCAGAACTGCTGGCCGGCTTGCCTGCGTGGCGTAGGCCTCTGTTACGCCGGCTGATGCACTTCACCGGATTTCAGGTGCGGTCGGTGGAACTCACCAAGGCTGGCTTCCTCACCGCGGTGGACGGAACCAGAGCGGCCGCAGGCGCACTCGGCCGGGACCTGGTTGCGGCAGGCAAGCTCGATTCTCCCGACGACACCTTCTACCTCACCACAGAGGAGCTGCTCGGACCGCTACCGCGCAACGCACGCGAACTCGTTGCCTACCGAAGGGAACGGCGCGAAGCGTATCGGGCTTTCGAGGTTCCGGTGACCTTCATCGGTATGCCGGAGCCGGTTGGGCCGACCGGGTCAGACAACGTGGGTGACCGCAGCGACGCCACCGTACGCGGCACGCCCGCGGGACCCGGCGTGGTCGAGGGGACTGTGCGGGTAGTACTCGACGCCGATTCCGACGACGTCCTCGAGGACGGTGAAGTGCTGGTGTGCAAATTCGTCGATCCCGGGTGGACGGCGCTGGTGTCGCTGGCGGGAGCGCTGGTCACTGATATCGGAAGCCCCGCCAGCCACGGCGCAATCGTGGCACGTGAACTCGGCATCACCTGTGTCGTCGGGACTGGCAACGGAACCAAGGTTCTTCGCACCGGAGATGTCGTACGTGTCGACGGCTCAACCGGCGAGATCGCCGTGCTGGCCGCGTCGGCCGGATAG
- a CDS encoding TIGR03619 family F420-dependent LLM class oxidoreductase, translating into MRFTVYLPNCMHVAAVTQPWEYELGGQDIVSVARRAEELGYSMVFLPEHFFTPRPHVELSGNHYFDATTAQAFIAGATSTISVGSMVTILPLHNPIIAAKQISTFDWLSDGRAQVTVGVGWLKDEFDAIGVPFNKRGRVMDECLEAMFELWHSDSPSYDGEFVKFNDIAFGPKPVSSPHPTLWMGGDADAVLRRAARFGDGWAPWLTKPDELPAKLDYLRSQPGFDDRPFSVFYSLAVLSIGQEHAIVDDPNAQFGQSAQQVIDNCNMLAERGVTDTWVNPPPVKDFNAYLDHMQWVAEEVMPKVG; encoded by the coding sequence ATGAGATTCACCGTCTACCTGCCCAACTGTATGCACGTCGCCGCTGTCACCCAGCCCTGGGAATACGAGCTCGGCGGCCAGGACATCGTCAGCGTCGCTCGACGGGCCGAGGAGCTGGGCTACTCCATGGTCTTTCTGCCCGAACACTTTTTCACCCCCAGGCCGCACGTCGAGTTGTCGGGCAACCACTACTTCGACGCCACCACAGCCCAAGCGTTCATCGCGGGTGCCACGTCGACTATCTCTGTCGGGTCCATGGTGACCATCCTTCCGCTACACAACCCGATCATCGCCGCCAAACAGATTTCGACATTCGATTGGCTCAGTGACGGACGCGCGCAAGTCACGGTCGGCGTCGGCTGGCTGAAGGACGAATTCGACGCGATCGGCGTGCCCTTCAACAAGCGAGGCCGGGTGATGGACGAGTGCCTCGAAGCGATGTTCGAGCTGTGGCACAGCGACTCACCAAGCTATGACGGCGAATTCGTCAAATTCAACGACATCGCCTTCGGGCCGAAGCCGGTTTCGTCTCCCCACCCCACCCTCTGGATGGGTGGAGATGCCGACGCGGTGCTGCGCCGGGCGGCCCGCTTCGGCGACGGATGGGCCCCATGGCTGACCAAGCCCGACGAGTTGCCCGCCAAACTCGACTACCTACGCTCGCAACCCGGATTCGACGACCGGCCGTTCTCGGTGTTCTACAGCCTGGCGGTGCTGTCGATCGGTCAGGAACACGCGATCGTCGACGATCCGAACGCGCAGTTCGGCCAGAGCGCTCAGCAGGTCATCGACAACTGCAACATGCTCGCCGAGCGCGGCGTCACCGATACCTGGGTCAACCCGCCGCCCGTGAAAGACTTCAACGCCTACCTGGACCACATGCAATGGGTGGCCGAAGAGGTCATGCCGAAGGTCGGCTAA
- a CDS encoding cytochrome P450, which yields MNKLEVSGTVNLSELPFGQDRSCAWRELRDAGEAVAAGEEIVLTSADAVEFAAKRPDIFSSAKAFDRLGSPVPMIPIAIDPPDHTRYRRMLDPFFSPKKMAEREPELRRQAGELIDAIVAKGVCDVLPDLATPFPSQVFLTLFGLPMEDRDRLVQWKDSILEFTDPGSSEATPEVLAHAMELFAYLTEHIAARRTDPSGTDMLSQLMQDTDEGAMDDNEILGLCFMFVLAGLDTVTSAVGFSLAKLAGDAELRGRIASDYSLIPAFIEDILRVDGPVPFAPRVTTQEVEVAGRVIPKDTTVMLSYGSANRDPRRYDDADAVHVDGKAVHFAFGRGPHRCLGSHLARLELRLILEEWHTRIPDYSHVDGKEPQMPWPTGTMGLRSAPLNIKPA from the coding sequence ATGAACAAGCTGGAAGTCAGTGGAACTGTGAACCTCAGCGAGCTTCCGTTCGGACAGGATCGGTCGTGCGCATGGCGGGAATTGCGGGACGCGGGGGAGGCGGTGGCCGCGGGCGAGGAAATCGTGCTCACCAGCGCCGACGCGGTGGAGTTCGCGGCCAAAAGGCCTGACATCTTCTCTTCGGCCAAGGCGTTCGATCGGCTGGGCAGTCCCGTCCCGATGATCCCTATCGCAATCGATCCGCCCGATCACACCAGGTACCGGCGCATGCTCGACCCGTTCTTCAGCCCGAAGAAAATGGCCGAACGCGAGCCCGAACTTCGGCGGCAAGCCGGCGAGTTGATCGACGCGATCGTGGCGAAAGGCGTGTGCGACGTTCTGCCCGATCTCGCCACACCGTTTCCATCCCAGGTGTTTTTAACACTGTTCGGACTGCCCATGGAGGATCGCGACCGCTTGGTGCAGTGGAAGGACTCGATACTCGAGTTCACCGACCCCGGTAGCTCGGAGGCCACTCCCGAGGTTCTTGCGCACGCAATGGAACTCTTCGCCTATCTGACGGAGCACATCGCCGCGCGACGGACCGACCCGTCCGGTACCGACATGCTCAGCCAGTTGATGCAGGACACCGACGAGGGGGCTATGGACGACAACGAAATTCTGGGCCTGTGCTTCATGTTCGTGCTGGCAGGCCTGGATACCGTGACCTCGGCGGTGGGCTTCTCTCTGGCCAAGCTGGCAGGTGACGCGGAACTCCGAGGCCGGATAGCCAGCGATTACTCGCTCATTCCCGCCTTCATCGAGGACATCCTGCGCGTCGACGGTCCCGTTCCGTTCGCGCCCCGCGTCACCACCCAAGAGGTGGAGGTTGCCGGCCGCGTCATACCGAAGGACACCACCGTGATGCTCAGTTACGGCAGCGCAAATCGCGATCCGCGCCGCTACGACGACGCCGACGCGGTTCACGTGGACGGCAAGGCCGTGCACTTCGCGTTCGGTCGCGGGCCGCACCGCTGCCTGGGCTCGCACCTCGCACGGCTCGAACTGCGCCTCATCCTCGAGGAATGGCACACGCGCATTCCCGATTATTCCCACGTCGACGGCAAGGAACCGCAGATGCCATGGCCGACGGGGACTATGGGCCTGCGTTCGGCGCCGCTGAATATCAAACCCGCGTAA
- a CDS encoding TetR family transcriptional regulator codes for MARGDRSPRDAHADRTRNALLEAALNLFSVNGYDDTTTDQIAESAGVSPRTFFRYFPTKESVLFFGEYDFIDAVSGVYLAQPDELSDFEAMANSFALLAPGLKRIRKRIAQYREAVASSLVLLGRERRNHEANAETVAKVIAERRHLSTPDDECQLLASVGMLLVERSLIQWLATPGRGLDDIIREEFAALPVVLK; via the coding sequence ATGGCACGGGGGGATCGCTCACCACGGGACGCACATGCGGACCGGACACGGAATGCACTACTCGAGGCTGCCCTGAACCTGTTCAGCGTCAACGGTTACGACGACACCACGACGGACCAGATCGCCGAGAGCGCCGGCGTGTCGCCGCGGACGTTCTTTCGCTACTTCCCCACCAAGGAGTCGGTGCTGTTCTTCGGCGAGTACGACTTCATCGACGCCGTCAGCGGCGTGTACCTCGCCCAGCCGGACGAACTGTCCGATTTCGAGGCCATGGCGAACTCGTTCGCACTCCTTGCGCCTGGACTCAAGCGCATCCGTAAGCGAATCGCGCAGTACCGCGAAGCGGTCGCATCGTCGCTGGTGCTGCTCGGGCGTGAGCGCAGGAACCACGAGGCCAACGCCGAGACGGTGGCGAAGGTGATCGCCGAACGGCGCCATCTATCGACTCCGGATGACGAGTGCCAGCTGTTGGCATCGGTCGGGATGCTGCTCGTCGAGCGATCCCTCATCCAGTGGTTGGCCACACCGGGCCGGGGCCTCGACGACATCATCCGCGAGGAGTTCGCCGCACTACCCGTAGTACTGAAATAG